The DNA region TGGTTTAAGGCAGACCGACCATGGCACCTATCTGGCCATGGAACCCAAGCTGGCCCAGAAAATCATCCAGGCAATCAGCAGAATAATGGAAAAGACAGTGGTCAGCGACGGCCAGCCGGTTCTTTTGACCACGCCGGTCATCAGGCCGCATCTGGCTCAGCTCCTGCTCCGCTTTGTCCCGAATCTTCCAGTTATTTCCCAGACCGAGATCCCTTCCAACATCCGTCTGGAATCAGCCAACATTGTGAGCCTGAAAAATGCAGATTAAGACCTACCGCGGCACCTCATACTCATCACTGATCCGAAAAATAAAGGGAGAGCTGGGGACTGACGCAGTTATTCTGAGCAGCGACTGCATCAGCTCCAATGGCAACAAATGTTACGAAGTTGTGGCTGCCCTGGAAAACGGCACTGACAATACGGCCCAGGAAACCTGTCCCTCTGTGAATCCCAAGCTGGATCAGCGCATGGATATGGACTGGAGAATGGAATGGGAAAACTTCAAGAACAGCTTTTTCAAGATCATCAAGAGCAATATTCCTGGGCCCAGCATAACCAAGAGGCAGAAGCAGATCCTGGAATACCTGGAAAAGCAGGGGGTTCATCCTGAGGTAATCATGGACCTTTGGTCCTCCATGGCTGAGAACATCCACCTTCCGACCCTTAAGGTTCTAGGAGATGTTGTTCCTACGATCTCCTGGGACAAATGTCTGTCCAGTTCAAGAATACATGCCTTGGTTGGACCAAGTGGCGCAGGAAAAACCACCACCATACTTAGGCTGGCTCTGGACGCCAGACGTAAAGGGCCGGACAAAAGAATCTGTCTGGTCAACACTGACACCAATCACGCCGGTGGAAGACTGTACCTCAAGCACTATGCCGACCTCTCAGGACTTGACTACATGGAAGTAAAATCTACTTCACACTGGCAGGATCTGGCAGCCAAAAAATCATCATATGACCTTATTTTTGTTGACACCCCAGGGCTTGGCGATGACACTGAACCCTTAAGCCGCGAAATCAGGGAGCTGCTTTCCATGCATTGCCATCTGGTCATGAGTCCGGTCTATGGGTCAGCCCAGATTGACCATTACCTTGCCGGACTGCCTTGCACAGATGGCCTGAAAAGTATCATCTGGACCAAGATCGACGAGGCCTGCAATCATGGGGTGCTGATCAATACATCCTGGAAAACCAGACTGCCGGTTTCATATTTTTCATTCGGGAAAAGTCTCAGACAATGCTCGTCACCAGCTACTCAGGAAAGTCTGTGGATGCTAATCTTCAAAAAGCAGCTGCCCAAAGGCAGCCCTGCAGCTGACTGACCGGTGATAAACCGCCAAAACAATCGACCAGTATTAACAGGCAACAAAATGAAAGACAGCAAGCTACCCATGGTATTTTCAGTAACCTCCGGCAAAGGTGGGGTCGGCAAGACAAATATTTCAGTCAACCTGGCCTGCTCCCTGGCTGATATGGGCAAAAAAGTGCTCGTCCTGGATGCCGACCTCGGGCTGGCTAATGTGGACGTGCTTTTGGGAATTGCTCCAAAACTCAATCTGTTTCACCTCTTTCATCAGCAAGAACCCCTGGAAAACATTGTTGTAGATACCCCCTACGGATTCCAGGTCCTCCCGGCAGCATCCGGGGTCAGCGAGATGCTGTCCCTGTCCACGGGACAGAAGCTTGAACTTTTGGAAGCCATGGATTCTCTGGAGGACAAGATTGACTACCTGATAGTGGACACTGGAGCCGGAATAAATGAAAATGTTGTCTATTTCAATCTGGCTGTGCAGCAAAGGCTCCTGGTGCTGACTCCTGAACCCACCTCCTTGACCGATGCCTATGCCCTGATCAAGGTACTGAAAACCAGGCACGACATTGACAAATACAAGGTCGTGGTCAACTGGGCCAGATCCAGGGAAGAGGCCAGAAATGTATTCAAAAAACTTTATAACGCCTGCGACCACTTTCTGAGCGGAGTTTCCCTGGATCTGGCCGGGATCATCCCCCTGGACGCCAAAGTTAAAAAAGGTGTTGCCAGCCAGATACCCTTTTGCCATTATGATGCCGACTCACCAGCTTCCAGGGCAATAAAGGACCTTTCCAAAACAGTAGTCAACTGGGAACCGGACAAAAACCTTGATGGCAATATCAAATTCTTCTGGAAAAAGCTGCTCTTCCAGGAATAATCCTTGGCAAGTCCTTGAAAACAGGGATGTTTCCTTTGGCGAGCTTTCACCCGGTGAAAAAGACGAGATCGTCAGGGCCTACGCCCATAAGATAAAAATCAGCGCGGCCAGGCTCAAACACAGACTGCCCCGGCATGTGGAGATAAACGAACTCATCAGCGCTGGGACCCTGGGCCTGATGGAAGCTCTGGGTAATTTCGATTCCAGCTTTGGAATCAAGTTTGAGACTTTTGCCGACAACCGGATCAAAGGTGCCATGCTGGACGAACTTCGGAAAATGGACTGGTTTTCCCGGGGGCTTCGGAAAAAGGTAAAACGGCTGGAGGAATGTATCAGAGACTTTGAACAGAATTCCGGGACCAGGCCAACCAACCAGGAACTGAAAAAAATAACCGGTTTTTCTCTGGGTGAAGTCGAAGAGGGACTGGTGGCCCTGCAAAACCAGATCTGCCTGAGCCTTGAAGCTGTGCAGGAAAACTTTACTCTTGCCGGAGAACAGGATATTACTTCCGAACCCCAGTTGAGCACGGTATTCAACGACCTTGTGGATAAAGTCGCCAGAATCATCGACAGGCTCACTGAAAAGGAACGCCTTGTTCTTTCTTTGTATTATGAAGAAGAGCTGACAATGAAAGAGGTGGCCCGGGTACTTGAGGTCACGGAAGGGAGGGTTTCACAGCTCCACTCCCAGGCCATAGGAAAAATTCAGAAAAAATTTTCGGAAGAGCACGAAGAAATTTAGGAGGAACCTATGCCCACCAACATGCAAATGCGGATTCTGGTAGTTGACGACTTTTCAACTATGCGCAGAATAATCAAAAATATCCTCAGACAGCTGGGTTTCAATAATATAGTTGAAGCCGACGACGGCACCACGGCCTGGGAAGTCCTGAACAAAGACAAGATCGACTTTATTGTCAGCGACTGGAACATGCCCAAGATGACCGGAATTGAACTTCTGCGCAAGGTCAGGGCCAGTGAAGAATTTGCGGACCTGCCCTTTTTAATGGTTACTGCCGAAGCACAGCAGGAGAACATCATTGAAGCGGTCCAGGCCAAGGTTTCCAACTATATTGTAAAACCCTTCACAGCCGACACCCTGAGTCAAAAAATTGAAAAAATCTTTGAAAAATAGGCTCCACTCCTGAACTGGAGATAACAGAATAAGGCATGGCGGAAAAAGATCCCTCACAGAAGGACAAGGTTACTCTGGACAAGAGTGAGCTGGATATTGACCGGGCCAAGGACAAGGTTGAACTGGATCTTGATGACGCTCCCTTTCTGGAGGAAGAAGAGGAATTCCAGGAGCCCAGCCACCAGGAACCCCTGGAGGAAGACACTGAGTCTCTGTCCGTGTCTGAGGAGCAGCCCCGGGAACCGGGCTGGAAAAATAGAAAGAACCTGACCATAGCTGGCATCGTTCTTCTGATTCTAGTTGCTCTTGCTGTTGTGCTGCTTTTTATTTCCTCTGGAAAGCCGCCGCCGCCCCCCTCTGGTGAGCAGCATGATCAGGTGATCCGGGATGATGTTCCAGGGCCAGAACCGCCCGAAGAAATATTTGAAGAAGTGGTGAATTTGAAGCCTTTCATGGTGGAACTTCGGGAAGGGGAAAATATCCAGTTCCTGTTCGCCAGGTTTTCACTTCCAGCCAAGAGTGAACAGATGGCAGGAGAAATCCGGGATAAAACCATAATCATCCGGGATGCGGTTTATTATTACCTGCGCAACAAAGAAACAATCTTTCTCAAAGACAAGGATAACTCCGACGCAATAAAAAAAGATCTTCTTTCAGTGATCAACCAGTACCTGGGTACCGGTCGCCTGGAAGACATTCTCATTGAGGAATACCTGGTGAAATAAATGATCAGGCCCATTGACCTGCCTGTTGTGCTGTCCCAGACCCCTCTGGCCCAGCAACTTCAATTTGCGGCCCAGAACGCTCCCGGGGCCCATCAGGCCTTTTTGAGCCAACTGGTGATTCAAAAACAACAACGGGAGATGGAGCAGGTGGCCAAGACTGAAAAGACCCAGGCCTTTAACAATTCAGTCAAAGACAGAGAAGGACAGGGAGGGGACCTCCAGCAGGAGGCTGACCGGAATAATGACGCAGAGCAAGACCAAGAAACCTTTGAGCATAGTGAACATATCGTGGACATCAAGGTCTGAGGGAACCGATCCAGCTTAAAATGAACTCTTTTGAATGGATAATCCTCGTTGTCAGTGGAGTGGAAATAATCCTTCTGATACTGGTCTTTCTTTTTTTTTATCGCTTGCGAAAATCAGAAAACCTGCTGGCTGCCATGCAGAAAAACCAGCATGCTTTCATTGAAAAGCTCAACTTCAATTCCCAGCTTGAACAGGAACTTGTTTCCACCTTTGAGCAGCGACAAAAAGAACTCATCAATCTAGAGGCCAAAATGGATGAGAGGATCAGGGAACTGAACAGGCTTGTCAGACAGGCTGAAAAATTCACCGCCTCTCCCCAGTTCATGAGAAACATCATTATAAGTGGATACAAGAATGGCCGGTCCATTGAAGATCTTACCAAAGCCACCGGACTTTCCAGGGACGAGATAGAGCTGATCATCGACGGCCATTGAACATAAGCTTGGAAAACCCTTCATCGGCCCTGGAAAGGACCTGCCTGGCACAGCTGCACCTTGAGCAGCGGACATAAGCAGATGCGCATATTCAACAGCGGATCAGACGAAGAATTCGTCTACCTGGCCATGGACAACCCCAGAGTCAGGAAATTCAGAAGGAAATACAAGCAGGGAGATGTTGTACCGGGTATAATCCTGGAATACGATTCCCCTGGACTGGCCTGGGTCCTGGTGGACGATCTGCGCCTGCTGGCCTGGGTGGCCAGGAACTACTTTCGTGGGCAGCGCCTGCACCTGGCTGTGGAAAACCTCTATCCGGAAATCATTCTCAGGGAAATCGACCTGACCTCCGACAACAGTGACGGACTGAGCATAATCGTCTGATATTCATGTACCAGCCAACTCCACCAGACCTGAACATTCATCCTGACCATCCCTGGCTTGCCCCTCTGGCCGGGTTTTCCGATCTTCCTTTCAGACTGCTTTGCAGGCACTATGGCTGTTCTGCCGCCTTCACTGAAATGGTCAGTGCCAAAGGGCTGATATATCAGACCAGAAACACTTTGGAACTCTTGAAGAGCTGTCCTGAGGATTCCCCCCTTATTGTCCAGCTTTACGGAAATTCCCCCCAGATCATTCAGCAGGCCGTGTCAATTCTCATGGACCAGGGTTATCATTATTTTGACTTGAATTGCGGTTGCTCAGTGAAAAAAGTGGTTAAGACCGGGGCTGGAGCGGCCCTGCTTAAAGATACCTCACTTTTGGTGGAAACCGCCCTGGCCATGATTGAAAAAGCCGGCCAGGGAAAAGCAGGGATCAAAATCAGGCTGGGCTGGAGCAATCAAAGCCTGGTATACCTTGACCTGGCCCGGGCATTGGAAAGAAGCGGGCTGGGCTGGATAACCCTTCATCCCAGAACCGCAGTCCAGCTTTTTTCCGGCCAGGCCGACCATGACGCTCTTAAAAAACTGAAACAAAACACCAGGATTCCGGTCATTGCCAGCGGAGACTTATTCACTGCTGCCGACGCAGCAGACTGTGTCCGCCGGACCGGGGTGGATAATATCATGTTTGCCAGAGGAGCCCTGAACAATCCATTTATCTTCAGTCAGTACAAACTGCTCAGGATGAAAAAACCAATTCCTCCGGTTGGTCCTGATTTTCTGGCAAAAATATGCTGTGAAACAGTTTCGTTTTACCGTCAGCACTGCAGCTCTCCAAGGGCCGTCCTCAAGATGCGCACCATCCTTCCCCGGATGATCAAAAACGTTCCCGGTGCAAAAGAGTTGCGCAAAGAACTCATTATGGGTAGGAATTGGGATGATATTCAAAGGGCCTTGTCCAGAATAACCAGCCTCAAGCCCAACAGCCCCTGATTAAAATGACCAGTCCAGGAGGATCAATGGTACCGGAAATCATGCTTGCTGACAGTGCCGGATTCTGTATGGGGGTAAGTCTGGCCTTGAACAAGCTGGATAAAGCCCTGGAGGAAAAAAACAGCAGGAAGATCTTCACCTTGGGCCCCATCATTCATAACCCCCAGGTCCTTGCCCATTACCAGGAAAAAGGGGTGAAAATCACTGAAAACCCTGATGAACCGTCAACCGGCGATACCGTCCTGATCAGGGCTCACGGGGTTCCACTGGCAGTTGAAAGAAGACTCCAGGGAAAACAGGTCCATATCATTGATGCCACATGTCCCAAGGTCAAAAGAGCCCAGCTTTTGATCCGCAAAAACAGCCGGAAAGCTGACTACACCTTACTGTATGGAGAGCCGGAACACCCTGAAGTAAAAGGACTCCTCAGTTACGCCCATTCAAGGGCTTATCTTTTCGAAGACCTGGATGCCCTGACCGGCATCCCCCTTGACCCGGAGAAAAATTACTGTCTGGCTGCCCAGACCACCCAGGACCGGCAACAGTTCAAAGCCATCAGCCGGTATTTATGCAGCAGATTAAAAAATGATCCTGTGATCCTTGACACCATTTGCGATGCCACTAAAAACAGACAGATAGAAACCATTGAAATCGCAAAAAAAGTGGATTGCCTGATTGTTGTGGGCGGAAAAAACAGCGGCAACACCAGAAGACTCTGCAAGGTGGCCACGGAGCACTGTCCCACCTGCATCCATATCGAAACTCAGGATGAGCTGGATATTGAAATGATTTCTGGATACACTAAATTCGGACTCACTGCCGGGGCCTCAACCCCGGACGACACCATAAACAAGGTTTATCATCTTCTCAAATCCATGATTGCCCAGAGCCCCTGAGGATCTGGCTCAAAATAATCAATCCCGGGCAGTTGAAAATTTTTCCAGATAGCTGCCCTGGGTCTCAGGCCCGGGCCGGACTGTCAGGCTGCCTTCAAACTTTAAAACGGGGTTTATCATGTCACAAACAGGCATTCTCCTGGAATCAGGAACCAATGAACTGGAAATTGTAGAATTTTTTCTCAATGAAAACCTTCCGGACGGCAAGGAATACAAAGGGTATTACGGGGTGAATGTTTCCAAGGTCTTGAGCATCATCAACCGCCCTGAAGTTACTGAACTACCCAATGCTCCCCACCCGTGCGTCCTGGGCGCCTTTAATCAGCGGTCAAGAATCATCCCCCTGGTGGACCTGGCCCTGTGGATGGGCAAACAGAGGATAAAAGGCCAGGATACAAAGGTGATTATCACTGAATTCAACAGGCTGATCAACGGATTCCTGGTTTCCGGGGTAACCAGGATTCATCGGCTGAGCTGGGAAGAGATAGAAGCTCCAGATTCATATACTGACAAGTACAGCTCCAACAGCATCACCGGTGTGGTTAAAATTGAAGACAGGATCGTATTTCTCATCGACCTGGAAAAGATCATTGCTGAACTCAATCCCGGTGCAGGCCTGAAGCTGGATGAAGAACTGGATTGGGGCACGGAAAAAAAATATACTGCCCTGGTGGCTGATGATTCAACCCTGATCAGGAACATGCTGGGTGATCTTTTGGAAAAAGCCGGATTCAATGTCCTGAAAGTCAAAAATGGAAAAGAAGCCTGGGATGAACTCGAAAGATTCAAGACCGTGGCCGGAGAAAAAGGGGAATCCATCTCTTCCATCCTCCAGATAGTCATCTCGGATATTGAAATGCCCATGGTGGACGGGCTGAACCTGACCAAAAGGATAAAGACTGATCCTGAATTAAAGAGCCTTCCAGTGATCCTTTTTTCCTCCCTCATCAGTGAACGGCTGCGGCACAAGGGGGAATCTGTCGGAGCAGATGATCAGATATCAAAGCCAGAAGTCTCCCTGCTGGCCCAGAAGGCCAAGAGCCTCATTGAAGAATCCCTGACCTAACCTCATCAGGAAGCTGATTTGAATTCTCAACGCCCCAGGATAACGGTTCTGGATATTGTGGTTATTGCCCTGCTGGCTGCTGCCGGGGGATTATTGTACTTAAGGATTGTCAGCCAGCTGGACTACAACTGGGAATGGTCCCTGATATTTCAGTATATCTACCGCTATGACGAGGCCAGCGGGACCTGGGTCCCGGGCATGCTGGCCAGGGGCTTCTTCACAACCATCAGGTTGAGCATTTGGGCGACTCTACTGGCCATCATCCTTGGAACCATCATCGGTCTTTTCAGAACCAGCAGGAGCCTTCTGCAGAAACTCCTGGGCTTCAGCTATGTCCAGACTATAAGAAACATCCCCCCTCTGGTCCTGATCTTCATTTTTTACTTTTTTGTCAGTGATCAAATCATGCCCATTCTGGGAGTGGATGAATTCTTCAGGAGCCGGTCCGAGGAAACCCAAAAGGTCCTGGCCTTTTTATTTGCTCCAGCTGCCCAGTTCTCCTCCTTTCTGGCCGCTGTAATCACCCTGGCCATCTATGAGGCAGCCTATATTGCCGAAATAATCCGGGGGGGAATCAACTCCGTTAACCGGGGACAGTGGGAGGCTTCAGCTGCCCTGGGATTCAACCGGGGGCAGCAGATGCGGCTGATCATCCTGCCCCAGGCTTTCCAGCGTACTCTTCCCCCTCTGGCCGGGCAGTTCATTTCCACCATCAAAGATTCGGCCATTGTTTCTGTAATTTCCATCCAGGAACTGACTTTCCAGGGAATGGAGCTGATGGCAGCCACCTACAAAACCTTTGAAATCTGGATAACCATAACCATCCTGTACTTTTCACTTACTTTCACCTGCTCCAAGATCATAGGTCGGCTGGAGCACAGACTGGCCAGAAAATACTGACACTGATCCCTTACCCAGGACCATTTTTATCTTAACGAATTCAGGAAACTCTCATCAGAAGTAGCCATGACCGACTCAGCCCTAACAGCGAAAAATGGCTTGTTCTCAAGATGGTATTCAGCCTGACCGCATAGCTTCAGCATCATTTTCTTTGTCTGAAAGGAATCCAACAGCCCAGGCACTTATGGTGATGACTCCTCCCAGAAGCACGAACCCAGCTCCAAACATATCCCTGTCCCCAAAATAACCGAGTATGGTGGGGATCAGTCCGCCTCCGGCCAGAACTGCTGTCGGCACAATCAAGGATATGGCTATAGGCCTTTCTTTTCGGGAAAAAACCCGGGAAAGGGCGGCAAATCCAGCCGGGAAATAACAACAGGCCATGGTCGGCTGAATAAGTATTGCAACAATCAGCCAGCCCCCAGAAAACACTCCCAGCAAAGCAGTAGACAGACCAGTCAGTCCCATGAAAATGAACAGGGAACGCCTGATTCCCAGCCGGTCCACCATAACTCCAGCCCAGAAAACCAGAAAAATCCCGGAAATCCTGGAAATGGACAGCAGGTAATTAACCCGGCCATGATCATAATCATGAGTACTTACCAGATACAAAGGAGTCTGGGCAAAAACGCCCTGGGTTGATCCTACCGCCAGGATAAAAAACAGAAGCAGCACCCAGAATGACGGCCTGGTAATGATCTCCTGATAAGCACCTGGATTCGGGGCCTGACTTTTCTCCCTGCCTGAGCCGCAATAGCGGACAAACAGGATACATACGACCACCGCATAGACAGCTACGGATACCAGCATCCATCTCCATCCCAGTCCTGTCCTGATAAATACCTCTGCCACCAGGGGAGCAGCCACAAAGCTCAAATTCGGAGCAATTTCATGTATGGCAATGGCCTTTCCC from Desulfonatronovibrio hydrogenovorans DSM 9292 includes:
- a CDS encoding MinD/ParA family protein, giving the protein MKDSKLPMVFSVTSGKGGVGKTNISVNLACSLADMGKKVLVLDADLGLANVDVLLGIAPKLNLFHLFHQQEPLENIVVDTPYGFQVLPAASGVSEMLSLSTGQKLELLEAMDSLEDKIDYLIVDTGAGINENVVYFNLAVQQRLLVLTPEPTSLTDAYALIKVLKTRHDIDKYKVVVNWARSREEARNVFKKLYNACDHFLSGVSLDLAGIIPLDAKVKKGVASQIPFCHYDADSPASRAIKDLSKTVVNWEPDKNLDGNIKFFWKKLLFQE
- a CDS encoding FliA/WhiG family RNA polymerase sigma factor, whose amino-acid sequence is MAISNSSGKSCSSRNNPWQVLENRDVSFGELSPGEKDEIVRAYAHKIKISAARLKHRLPRHVEINELISAGTLGLMEALGNFDSSFGIKFETFADNRIKGAMLDELRKMDWFSRGLRKKVKRLEECIRDFEQNSGTRPTNQELKKITGFSLGEVEEGLVALQNQICLSLEAVQENFTLAGEQDITSEPQLSTVFNDLVDKVARIIDRLTEKERLVLSLYYEEELTMKEVARVLEVTEGRVSQLHSQAIGKIQKKFSEEHEEI
- a CDS encoding chemotaxis response regulator CheY yields the protein MPTNMQMRILVVDDFSTMRRIIKNILRQLGFNNIVEADDGTTAWEVLNKDKIDFIVSDWNMPKMTGIELLRKVRASEEFADLPFLMVTAEAQQENIIEAVQAKVSNYIVKPFTADTLSQKIEKIFEK
- a CDS encoding flagellar basal body-associated FliL family protein encodes the protein MAEKDPSQKDKVTLDKSELDIDRAKDKVELDLDDAPFLEEEEEFQEPSHQEPLEEDTESLSVSEEQPREPGWKNRKNLTIAGIVLLILVALAVVLLFISSGKPPPPPSGEQHDQVIRDDVPGPEPPEEIFEEVVNLKPFMVELREGENIQFLFARFSLPAKSEQMAGEIRDKTIIIRDAVYYYLRNKETIFLKDKDNSDAIKKDLLSVINQYLGTGRLEDILIEEYLVK
- a CDS encoding tRNA dihydrouridine synthase — protein: MYQPTPPDLNIHPDHPWLAPLAGFSDLPFRLLCRHYGCSAAFTEMVSAKGLIYQTRNTLELLKSCPEDSPLIVQLYGNSPQIIQQAVSILMDQGYHYFDLNCGCSVKKVVKTGAGAALLKDTSLLVETALAMIEKAGQGKAGIKIRLGWSNQSLVYLDLARALERSGLGWITLHPRTAVQLFSGQADHDALKKLKQNTRIPVIASGDLFTAADAADCVRRTGVDNIMFARGALNNPFIFSQYKLLRMKKPIPPVGPDFLAKICCETVSFYRQHCSSPRAVLKMRTILPRMIKNVPGAKELRKELIMGRNWDDIQRALSRITSLKPNSP
- the ispH gene encoding 4-hydroxy-3-methylbut-2-enyl diphosphate reductase yields the protein MVPEIMLADSAGFCMGVSLALNKLDKALEEKNSRKIFTLGPIIHNPQVLAHYQEKGVKITENPDEPSTGDTVLIRAHGVPLAVERRLQGKQVHIIDATCPKVKRAQLLIRKNSRKADYTLLYGEPEHPEVKGLLSYAHSRAYLFEDLDALTGIPLDPEKNYCLAAQTTQDRQQFKAISRYLCSRLKNDPVILDTICDATKNRQIETIEIAKKVDCLIVVGGKNSGNTRRLCKVATEHCPTCIHIETQDELDIEMISGYTKFGLTAGASTPDDTINKVYHLLKSMIAQSP
- a CDS encoding chemotaxis protein, with protein sequence MSQTGILLESGTNELEIVEFFLNENLPDGKEYKGYYGVNVSKVLSIINRPEVTELPNAPHPCVLGAFNQRSRIIPLVDLALWMGKQRIKGQDTKVIITEFNRLINGFLVSGVTRIHRLSWEEIEAPDSYTDKYSSNSITGVVKIEDRIVFLIDLEKIIAELNPGAGLKLDEELDWGTEKKYTALVADDSTLIRNMLGDLLEKAGFNVLKVKNGKEAWDELERFKTVAGEKGESISSILQIVISDIEMPMVDGLNLTKRIKTDPELKSLPVILFSSLISERLRHKGESVGADDQISKPEVSLLAQKAKSLIEESLT
- a CDS encoding amino acid ABC transporter permease, producing MNSQRPRITVLDIVVIALLAAAGGLLYLRIVSQLDYNWEWSLIFQYIYRYDEASGTWVPGMLARGFFTTIRLSIWATLLAIILGTIIGLFRTSRSLLQKLLGFSYVQTIRNIPPLVLIFIFYFFVSDQIMPILGVDEFFRSRSEETQKVLAFLFAPAAQFSSFLAAVITLAIYEAAYIAEIIRGGINSVNRGQWEASAALGFNRGQQMRLIILPQAFQRTLPPLAGQFISTIKDSAIVSVISIQELTFQGMELMAATYKTFEIWITITILYFSLTFTCSKIIGRLEHRLARKY
- a CDS encoding MFS transporter, giving the protein MEFRNAVPSILTLTGIFFLNFITRIILAPFLIYIREDFDLTKAQAGELFLVLSLGYSIGLLGSTLVSSRMEHHKVVMISALGIGGALCLAGLSPSGLWLRVSLLVAGLFGGLYFPSGFAMLTSMVSPAHWGKAIAIHEIAPNLSFVAAPLVAEVFIRTGLGWRWMLVSVAVYAVVVCILFVRYCGSGREKSQAPNPGAYQEIITRPSFWVLLLFFILAVGSTQGVFAQTPLYLVSTHDYDHGRVNYLLSISRISGIFLVFWAGVMVDRLGIRRSLFIFMGLTGLSTALLGVFSGGWLIVAILIQPTMACCYFPAGFAALSRVFSRKERPIAISLIVPTAVLAGGGLIPTILGYFGDRDMFGAGFVLLGGVITISAWAVGFLSDKENDAEAMRSG